In Desulfovibrio gilichinskyi, a genomic segment contains:
- a CDS encoding DEAD/DEAH box helicase, with the protein MNFESFCFDSRIASGIRATGYSSPTSVQVKAIPAILEGYDVLGLTQSGTGKTSAFVLPVLQRLINSEAHTRGPVRVLVLAPGSAQVIKIHEKFISLGKQTGIRCGAVFSADDSELVKQTKLKDLFHVTVLVAGPDRLMELINRAEVDLSQVDTIVLDDVDCLLEQGFSFEIKSILTKLSKNRQNLMFSATLPSGVSSLSAAVLKDPKIFQIANTAPVETVKHICCPVPVHLKQEFLKALLEDIEFESVLVFVRTRRWADRLGARLIKAGLNAVSLHGDLSQSKRKIVLDGFKSGEFKIMVATDLAACSIECSSITHVINYDMPDTTEIYEHRIEKADIDGKKGVIFLFAADEDIKQVEEIDKLIGGHLSLHHLENFDYKMAKPEPVLPEPVLKKDHGKSYRFKKGVKIQSHGAKGRV; encoded by the coding sequence TTGAATTTTGAATCGTTTTGCTTTGACTCCCGCATAGCTTCAGGCATTCGTGCGACCGGTTACAGCTCTCCGACCTCTGTTCAGGTAAAAGCTATTCCCGCAATTTTGGAAGGCTATGATGTACTCGGGTTAACTCAGTCCGGAACCGGAAAAACCTCTGCTTTTGTGCTGCCTGTTCTCCAGCGTTTAATCAATTCCGAAGCCCATACACGCGGTCCTGTGCGTGTTTTGGTGCTTGCTCCAGGCTCTGCACAGGTTATAAAAATTCATGAAAAGTTTATTTCACTCGGCAAGCAGACCGGAATACGCTGCGGCGCAGTTTTCAGCGCCGATGATTCTGAATTAGTAAAGCAGACCAAACTGAAAGATCTTTTCCATGTGACCGTGCTTGTAGCCGGTCCTGACAGACTCATGGAACTGATTAACCGGGCCGAAGTTGATTTGTCGCAGGTTGATACCATTGTTCTTGACGATGTTGACTGCCTGCTTGAGCAGGGTTTTTCTTTCGAGATCAAGTCTATTCTCACTAAGCTTTCAAAGAATCGTCAGAATTTAATGTTTTCCGCAACACTGCCTTCAGGCGTGAGCAGCCTTTCTGCAGCGGTCCTAAAAGATCCGAAAATATTTCAAATAGCCAACACTGCGCCTGTTGAAACTGTAAAGCATATCTGCTGTCCTGTTCCCGTGCATCTTAAGCAGGAATTTTTAAAAGCCTTACTTGAAGATATTGAATTTGAAAGTGTTCTTGTTTTCGTCAGAACAAGACGCTGGGCTGACCGGCTTGGAGCAAGGCTTATAAAAGCAGGGTTGAATGCGGTCTCGCTTCACGGTGATTTGTCTCAAAGTAAGCGGAAGATTGTTTTAGACGGATTTAAATCCGGAGAATTTAAAATTATGGTCGCAACCGATCTCGCTGCCTGCAGTATCGAATGCTCATCCATTACGCATGTCATTAATTATGATATGCCGGATACTACTGAAATATATGAACATCGTATAGAAAAGGCTGATATTGACGGCAAAAAAGGTGTGATCTTTCTTTTCGCGGCAGATGAAGACATTAAGCAGGTTGAAGAGATCGATAAATTAATCGGCGGGCATCTTTCCTTACATCATCTTGAAAATTTTGATTATAAAATGGCTAAGCCTGAGCCTGTTCTACCTGAACCTGTTTTGAAGAAAGATCACGGCAAATCCTATCGCTTTAAGAAAGGCGTTAAAATCCAGAGTCACGGTGCTAAGGGGCGGGTTTAA
- the mtaB gene encoding tRNA (N(6)-L-threonylcarbamoyladenosine(37)-C(2))-methylthiotransferase MtaB, which yields MKKFWITTLGCKINQYESESIRQRWEQMGFELALNDAQAHEVVINSCAVTASALSDLRQLVRRINRRNPEADIIITGCAAQVFAEDLKKLPGVSEVIPQDRKADILRLGDRDKAEINGEVSGSTTIFQPFEIKDYQRARAVVKVQDGCSHRCTYCIVPITRGPSVSRKMEDIISEIQRLLDAGFREMVISGINLSHYGREFKDHLDFWDLMERIEKEFGAEWGTKARLRISSLEPGQLKDRALEIFSSSKLICPQLHLSLQSGDDSVLKRMGRGHYKAEDALLFTEELSKIWPVFGLGADILTCFPGETEDEFNNTLEFCRKLPLTYAHVFPYSIRPGTAAAKMKGQLSSSVKKERGAKLRALVEEKKSKFLHKISKFDSLNVLFQDKDKGICEFYSTCELENSFEGIVPRELVKVVPVKVLEDKLLVRLLEP from the coding sequence ATGAAAAAATTTTGGATTACCACCCTTGGTTGCAAGATCAACCAATATGAAAGCGAATCAATTCGTCAGCGTTGGGAACAGATGGGTTTTGAGCTGGCTTTAAACGATGCGCAGGCTCACGAGGTCGTGATTAATTCGTGCGCTGTAACTGCTTCGGCCTTGAGTGATTTGCGACAGTTGGTTCGTAGAATAAATCGCCGTAATCCTGAAGCTGATATTATAATTACAGGATGCGCCGCGCAGGTTTTTGCCGAAGATTTAAAAAAACTTCCCGGTGTAAGTGAAGTTATTCCCCAAGATCGTAAAGCGGATATTTTAAGGCTCGGCGATAGGGATAAAGCTGAGATTAACGGCGAAGTTTCAGGCAGTACAACAATTTTTCAGCCGTTTGAGATTAAAGATTACCAACGGGCAAGAGCTGTTGTTAAAGTTCAGGACGGCTGTTCGCACCGCTGTACCTATTGCATAGTTCCAATTACCCGCGGCCCCAGCGTCAGCAGGAAAATGGAAGATATCATAAGTGAGATTCAAAGACTTCTGGATGCCGGATTCAGAGAAATGGTGATCAGCGGTATCAACCTCAGTCATTATGGACGGGAATTCAAGGATCACCTTGATTTCTGGGATCTCATGGAAAGGATTGAAAAAGAGTTCGGCGCAGAGTGGGGCACAAAAGCCAGACTGCGAATCAGCTCACTGGAACCGGGACAGCTTAAAGATCGTGCCCTTGAAATTTTTTCCTCTTCTAAATTGATATGCCCGCAGCTGCATTTGTCTTTGCAGAGCGGAGATGATTCTGTTTTAAAAAGGATGGGAAGAGGACATTACAAAGCTGAAGATGCGCTTCTCTTTACCGAAGAACTTAGCAAAATATGGCCTGTTTTCGGTCTTGGAGCTGATATTTTAACTTGTTTCCCGGGGGAAACTGAGGATGAGTTCAATAATACTCTTGAATTCTGCCGAAAGCTTCCTTTAACGTACGCGCATGTTTTTCCGTATTCAATCAGACCGGGAACAGCTGCGGCAAAGATGAAAGGGCAGCTTTCAAGCTCTGTTAAAAAAGAACGCGGGGCAAAACTTCGCGCACTTGTCGAAGAGAAAAAAAGTAAATTTTTACACAAAATTTCCAAGTTTGATTCATTGAATGTTCTTTTTCAGGATAAGGATAAAGGAATTTGTGAGTTTTATTCTACATGCGAATTGGAAAATAGTTTTGAAGGAATAGTTCCGCGTGAACTAGTGAAAGTGGTTCCTGTAAAAGTTTTGGAAGATAAGTTGCTGGTTCGGCTTTTAGAACCTTAA
- a CDS encoding YicC/YloC family endoribonuclease: MPVSMTGFGRFETTEDKWSHCWEIRSVNSRYLDLKWRLPGFLRGYEARWEKLVRKYGSRGRVDISLNLEVFSAELMGIGLNKLQAEAMINQVREMAEADGVAFTPDYNKLFGLSSLWRDALSEPDPKLAASITAGLEGALANWRESREAEGADLVKDLEERFTLLKEYGESVKIKVPEILEARRAALIERVASMMETLGAEYSEDRMIQEVAILTDKLDVSEEATRLDAHLDRIFEVLRSDNDAGKRLDFLLQETFREINTCGNKCQDAEVSRVVVEFKAELEKCREQVQNIE, translated from the coding sequence ATGCCTGTTAGCATGACTGGATTCGGACGTTTTGAGACTACTGAAGATAAATGGAGCCATTGCTGGGAAATACGCAGTGTAAATTCACGTTACCTTGATCTGAAATGGAGACTTCCCGGTTTTCTGCGCGGCTATGAAGCCCGCTGGGAAAAACTTGTCAGAAAATACGGTTCCCGCGGTAGAGTTGATATTTCTTTAAACCTTGAAGTTTTCAGCGCAGAACTTATGGGAATAGGTTTGAATAAACTTCAGGCTGAAGCTATGATCAATCAGGTTCGTGAAATGGCCGAAGCTGACGGAGTTGCTTTCACTCCTGATTATAATAAACTTTTCGGACTTTCTTCTTTGTGGAGAGATGCTTTGAGTGAGCCTGATCCAAAGCTTGCAGCAAGCATTACTGCCGGACTTGAAGGCGCCCTTGCCAACTGGCGGGAATCAAGAGAAGCTGAGGGAGCGGATCTTGTTAAAGATCTTGAAGAACGTTTTACTCTGCTCAAAGAATACGGTGAAAGCGTAAAAATTAAAGTTCCTGAAATACTTGAAGCAAGACGTGCCGCTCTTATTGAAAGAGTGGCCAGCATGATGGAAACTTTAGGAGCTGAATATTCAGAAGACAGAATGATTCAGGAAGTTGCTATTCTTACTGATAAGCTTGATGTATCAGAAGAAGCAACCCGTCTCGATGCTCATCTTGACCGCATCTTTGAAGTCTTACGCAGTGACAATGATGCGGGTAAGAGGCTTGATTTTCTGCTACAGGAAACATTCAGAGAAATTAACACCTGCGGTAACAAGTGTCAGGATGCAGAAGTCAGCCGTGTTGTTGTTGAATTTAAGGCTGAGCTTGAAAAATGCCGTGAGCAGGTTCAAAACATCGAATAA
- a CDS encoding DUF370 domain-containing protein: MQKQTLLNIGFGNYVVSSRVITIVNPSSSPMRRLREDARQEGRLVDATQGRKTRSIIVMDSNHVILSAIQAETIGHRYTSGEADSE, translated from the coding sequence ATGCAAAAGCAGACATTACTCAATATTGGTTTTGGTAATTACGTGGTTTCCAGCCGCGTAATTACCATTGTTAATCCTTCATCTTCTCCGATGCGTAGGCTTCGTGAAGATGCAAGGCAGGAAGGCCGTCTTGTCGATGCAACGCAGGGACGTAAAACTAGATCTATTATAGTTATGGATTCCAACCATGTAATCCTTTCAGCTATACAGGCGGAAACCATCGGACATCGTTATACATCTGGAGAAGCTGATAGTGAGTGA
- the gmk gene encoding guanylate kinase, whose protein sequence is MSDNPFPPRKGQVLVLCAPSGTGKSTLVKSLRSDFQEVGFSISCTTREPRPGEAHGREYYFLSVEEFMAKRDGGEFAEWAEVHGNFYGTPKRPVEKMLFKGMDILFDIDFQGAMQLMETMPDAIFVFLMPPSYAELKARLEGRNTDSAEVIGRRLRNAMSEMASAPQFQFWIVNDDLEKAYFELRSIYLAGKNRPCTNPGLLESILSTWE, encoded by the coding sequence GTGAGTGATAATCCTTTCCCCCCACGAAAAGGACAGGTTCTGGTGCTTTGCGCGCCATCAGGCACTGGTAAAAGCACGCTTGTGAAGAGTCTTCGCAGTGATTTTCAGGAAGTCGGATTTTCTATCTCCTGCACCACGCGTGAACCCAGACCGGGCGAGGCGCATGGTAGAGAATATTATTTTTTATCTGTTGAAGAATTTATGGCAAAACGCGATGGCGGAGAATTTGCTGAATGGGCCGAAGTTCATGGTAATTTCTATGGAACTCCGAAAAGACCTGTTGAGAAAATGTTGTTTAAAGGAATGGATATTCTTTTTGACATTGATTTTCAGGGAGCCATGCAGCTCATGGAAACAATGCCGGATGCGATATTTGTCTTTTTGATGCCTCCGTCTTATGCTGAACTTAAAGCTCGTCTTGAAGGTCGGAATACCGATTCTGCAGAGGTTATCGGGCGCAGACTCAGAAATGCCATGAGTGAAATGGCCTCAGCTCCTCAATTTCAGTTCTGGATCGTCAATGATGATCTTGAAAAGGCTTATTTTGAGTTGAGATCAATTTATCTTGCCGGAAAAAACCGTCCCTGTACAAATCCGGGACTTCTAGAAAGTATATTAAGCACCTGGGAGTAG
- the pyrF gene encoding orotidine-5'-phosphate decarboxylase, whose amino-acid sequence MSELVVALDFKDAKSAIAMAEKVRGVAPWVKVGLELFCAEGPHIVTTFKEMGFKVFIDLKFFDIPNTVKGAVRSATLAGADMLSLHAMGGERMAIAAREGRAEAAVGGEGPLLMAITVLTSMSEEDLPFAVPNGIGEVVLDLALASSQAGLDGVVCSGLEVESVKEKCGSDFLCLTPGIRPASVSDDQRRVVTPAQAVSRGSNFLVVGRPITGADNPAEAARRIVAEMNS is encoded by the coding sequence ATGTCTGAATTGGTAGTCGCCTTAGATTTTAAAGATGCAAAATCTGCCATAGCCATGGCCGAAAAAGTCCGCGGAGTTGCTCCATGGGTAAAAGTAGGTCTTGAACTTTTTTGTGCAGAAGGGCCTCATATCGTGACCACGTTTAAGGAAATGGGGTTTAAAGTTTTTATCGATCTTAAATTTTTTGATATCCCCAATACCGTAAAAGGTGCTGTTCGTTCAGCGACTCTTGCCGGAGCCGACATGCTCAGTCTGCATGCTATGGGCGGAGAGCGCATGGCCATTGCCGCACGTGAAGGCAGGGCTGAAGCTGCTGTCGGCGGCGAAGGGCCATTGCTTATGGCCATTACAGTGCTTACAAGTATGAGTGAAGAAGATCTGCCTTTTGCCGTTCCTAACGGAATCGGCGAAGTTGTGCTTGATTTAGCACTTGCTTCTTCGCAGGCTGGTCTTGACGGAGTTGTCTGTTCCGGACTTGAAGTTGAGTCTGTCAAAGAGAAGTGCGGAAGCGATTTCTTATGCTTGACCCCGGGAATCAGACCTGCGTCCGTCTCAGATGACCAGCGCAGAGTTGTTACCCCGGCTCAAGCAGTAAGTAGAGGGTCAAACTTTTTAGTTGTGGGCAGACCTATTACCGGCGCAGATAATCCGGCCGAAGCTGCTCGCAGAATTGTTGCTGAAATGAACTCTTAG
- a CDS encoding tetratricopeptide repeat protein, whose translation MSTGHKNEITGVFSTMTRSKVGIGTTTKKIMQKTYLFVKELAGDVFEVQPLNSNDVPSGIKHTVSKAEFWDNFEPEPEYYADVVLPKIMELEATIKRGEHHRDLSENYSAEYEFNSAVKIDKYNIRANFGLGLTYLDRGETERAGALFNRLINLEAIYEPEHKHLFNEFGMGLRKNGMLDQALKYYRKAESLCKKDDNLCLNIARAYFEKSDIDGCLKYLNKSLKINPNHEEAGLFLKYMQDIVYGKDKVVQSENVVNPITKKKKSIKGPIPDLTISF comes from the coding sequence ATGTCTACCGGACATAAAAATGAAATTACTGGTGTTTTTTCTACTATGACTAGATCAAAAGTCGGAATAGGGACTACGACCAAAAAAATCATGCAAAAGACCTACTTGTTTGTAAAGGAACTTGCAGGGGATGTCTTTGAGGTTCAGCCTTTAAACAGTAATGATGTTCCTTCGGGGATTAAACATACTGTGAGTAAAGCTGAATTTTGGGATAATTTTGAACCTGAGCCTGAATATTACGCTGATGTTGTTCTGCCTAAAATTATGGAACTTGAAGCCACAATCAAGCGTGGTGAGCACCACCGTGACCTTTCTGAAAATTACAGCGCGGAGTATGAATTCAATTCTGCTGTAAAAATTGATAAGTATAATATCAGGGCAAATTTTGGTTTGGGACTGACATATCTTGACCGCGGTGAAACTGAAAGAGCTGGAGCTCTTTTTAATCGTCTGATTAATCTTGAGGCGATATATGAACCGGAGCATAAACATTTATTCAATGAATTCGGGATGGGCCTTCGCAAAAACGGCATGCTTGACCAGGCTTTGAAGTATTATCGCAAAGCTGAAAGTCTCTGCAAAAAAGATGATAATTTATGCCTCAATATTGCTCGTGCCTATTTTGAAAAATCAGATATTGACGGCTGCCTGAAATACCTTAACAAAAGTCTTAAGATTAATCCTAACCATGAAGAAGCCGGTCTTTTTTTAAAGTATATGCAGGATATCGTCTACGGAAAGGACAAAGTCGTTCAATCTGAAAACGTTGTTAATCCTATTACAAAAAAGAAAAAAAGCATAAAAGGTCCAATCCCAGATTTGACGATTAGTTTTTAA
- the recJ gene encoding single-stranded-DNA-specific exonuclease RecJ: protein MPSIWKLRSEEELPSSLTSLAAELGITELLAEILWNRGFHTRSEMDFFLSPGLRNLCKPTEVPGIEEAANVLVKGLTDGKKFAVWGDYDVDGITSTALVISFLESRGFECAYHLPNRIEEGYGLNIPQLKKLSDEGVELLLTVDCGISNNVEIAAANEMGMTVVVSDHHLPSEVLPPAAAVCNPRITSMNGKSYDCSCATLAGVGVAFMLMAQMNRLLPGEPADLREYLDFVALGTIADVVELQGHNRILVKNGLLLLKEAKRPGLAALKVVSGYDMFAAIGAGQVGFGLAPRINASGRMGDPGKALKLLLAVDMETARPIAKELDALNSERRAEEDKILKEALAQAETQSKPPHNRAGLVLFSKDWHPGIIGIVASRVVEKYYRPTVMLCEDDGVIKGSARSIREFHMHEALTGMSELFTNFGGHKLAAGMSFPAANFKSFNEKFDKAVVDVVGTEPLKPTLKVDKELPLENIDYVLLKELELMQPFGMGNPEPVFTTPPVEVLERRPMGKEHVKLTIADLDRTRRMPAKAWRLAEKLGSELIGKKMRFAFSPKIDKFNGIPTIELTIRDFTRKLK, encoded by the coding sequence TTGCCATCCATCTGGAAGCTGAGAAGTGAAGAGGAATTGCCTTCGTCATTAACATCATTGGCGGCGGAGTTAGGTATTACTGAACTTTTAGCTGAAATATTATGGAACAGAGGCTTTCATACTCGCAGCGAGATGGATTTTTTTCTGTCTCCGGGGCTTAGAAACTTATGTAAACCTACAGAAGTACCCGGTATTGAAGAAGCCGCGAATGTACTGGTCAAGGGGCTTACTGATGGTAAAAAGTTTGCGGTGTGGGGCGACTATGATGTTGACGGCATAACCTCCACAGCTCTCGTAATATCTTTTCTTGAATCTCGCGGTTTTGAATGTGCTTATCATCTACCGAATCGAATTGAAGAAGGATACGGGCTTAATATTCCTCAGCTTAAAAAGCTTAGTGATGAAGGGGTCGAGCTTCTGCTTACTGTCGACTGCGGCATAAGTAATAATGTGGAAATAGCTGCTGCAAATGAAATGGGAATGACTGTTGTTGTTTCTGATCATCATTTGCCGAGTGAAGTGTTACCTCCGGCTGCCGCTGTCTGCAATCCGCGTATCACTTCTATGAACGGTAAATCCTATGACTGTTCTTGTGCCACTTTGGCAGGGGTCGGCGTGGCCTTTATGCTTATGGCGCAGATGAACAGACTTCTTCCGGGTGAACCTGCCGATCTCAGGGAGTATCTTGATTTTGTAGCCCTTGGAACCATTGCCGATGTCGTGGAACTGCAAGGGCACAACCGTATTTTGGTTAAAAACGGATTACTTCTTTTGAAAGAGGCAAAACGGCCCGGACTGGCAGCTCTCAAAGTTGTCAGCGGGTATGATATGTTTGCCGCAATCGGAGCCGGACAAGTCGGTTTCGGACTTGCTCCGCGCATAAATGCATCCGGCAGGATGGGTGACCCCGGTAAGGCTCTTAAGCTTTTGCTTGCAGTTGATATGGAAACAGCCCGTCCTATTGCAAAAGAACTTGATGCGTTAAATTCTGAGCGTCGTGCAGAAGAAGACAAGATCCTTAAAGAAGCTCTGGCTCAGGCTGAGACTCAATCAAAGCCGCCGCATAATCGCGCCGGTCTGGTATTATTTTCAAAGGATTGGCATCCGGGAATTATCGGAATTGTAGCATCGCGAGTTGTGGAGAAGTATTACCGCCCGACTGTAATGCTGTGTGAGGATGATGGAGTTATCAAAGGTTCCGCCCGTTCTATCCGTGAATTTCATATGCACGAAGCTCTGACCGGGATGTCTGAATTATTTACTAATTTCGGTGGGCATAAGCTTGCGGCAGGCATGTCTTTTCCGGCAGCAAATTTTAAATCATTTAATGAAAAATTTGATAAAGCGGTTGTAGATGTTGTCGGGACTGAGCCGCTTAAGCCTACGCTGAAAGTAGATAAGGAATTACCTCTGGAAAATATAGATTATGTTCTGCTCAAAGAGCTTGAACTTATGCAACCTTTCGGTATGGGAAATCCCGAGCCTGTTTTTACAACTCCCCCGGTAGAAGTTTTAGAACGCAGGCCAATGGGTAAAGAACACGTAAAACTTACCATAGCTGATTTAGACAGAACCCGCAGAATGCCTGCGAAAGCATGGCGTTTGGCTGAAAAGCTGGGGTCTGAGTTAATCGGCAAGAAAATGCGCTTCGCATTCTCTCCTAAAATAGACAAATTTAACGGTATCCCAACTATTGAACTTACTATTCGTGATTTTACGAGGAAGCTTAAATAG
- a CDS encoding beta strand repeat-containing protein, with product MTNAIGVDGQAVTEQMGVDQSLTAKQLAAEQAQKSKNIEPVENEASGDSSNGINLNFSEEARSLANTQSAMSEAAKDTEGVVAVEPVRVAIPKNATYEVLGTATTKMGRTVSFERVSQTIEPKLEGQKAYTKELGYMARVTGMEGEEEQRYFVSSSMFFSEGADGKLNVAKYAKGMETDGDDIIIAGAEATEINGGAGNDTIFDAGSSAVIDSGDGDDTVVLGKDTDVTVRTGAGNDIVQTDGTLRGTIDTGDGDDTVSAKDIRANVNTGDGNDSINADRIDYRKGAYILDTGAGDDTIIAKDIRVMDGSSIKTGSGNDKISASHNIYLNNGTLSTGAGDDVINGENGVYATNGSKITTGAGDDIIYSGVTVTASNKSSINTGDGNDVIKSAMTVVAHDGDIITGAGDDSIEAGKVISANTGGSIVTGSGDDVLISGQHIGSSSRGTISTGSGDDSLKSGHSVGVRNGTLSTGSGDDSIDAGFSIGVSEVGSISTGAGDDSLKSGHSVGVRNGTLSTGSGDDSIDAGFSIGVREGGSISTGADHDSINAGFSINLSNNGTIDTGAGDDEIHSGDNIFMYNNSSIRTGSGNDRVSAEFGILSFSSDKSAMYLGSGDDSVKTGWLWGVRVYAGDGNDRVVASDTRTTLYMGKGDDYVYSDRFVDSFVNMGAGNDTVSGLYASDSVFNLGEGNDKISLKEFIKSTLLTGAGKDSNKIEKVLSSCIDGEFIKSQDGYSLDE from the coding sequence ATGACTAATGCAATTGGCGTAGATGGACAGGCTGTTACAGAGCAAATGGGAGTTGATCAGTCTTTGACTGCAAAGCAGTTAGCTGCAGAGCAGGCACAAAAATCAAAGAATATAGAGCCCGTAGAAAATGAAGCTTCCGGTGATTCCTCAAATGGAATTAATCTTAATTTTTCTGAAGAGGCTCGGTCATTGGCTAATACGCAGTCTGCTATGAGTGAAGCAGCAAAGGATACCGAAGGGGTTGTCGCTGTTGAGCCGGTGCGTGTCGCTATTCCCAAAAACGCTACTTACGAAGTGCTCGGCACTGCTACCACTAAAATGGGTAGAACAGTTAGCTTTGAGCGGGTAAGTCAGACAATTGAGCCTAAGCTTGAAGGTCAAAAAGCATATACTAAAGAGTTGGGCTACATGGCTCGTGTTACCGGGATGGAAGGTGAAGAAGAGCAGCGGTATTTTGTCAGTAGCAGCATGTTTTTCTCTGAAGGAGCTGACGGAAAATTAAATGTCGCTAAGTATGCCAAGGGTATGGAAACAGATGGCGACGATATCATTATTGCAGGAGCCGAGGCTACCGAGATAAACGGCGGAGCCGGTAATGATACTATTTTTGATGCCGGAAGCAGTGCCGTTATAGATTCTGGAGATGGGGATGACACGGTTGTTTTAGGCAAAGATACGGATGTAACAGTTCGTACCGGCGCAGGGAATGATATTGTTCAGACTGATGGAACATTGCGTGGCACCATTGATACAGGTGACGGCGATGATACTGTTAGTGCAAAAGATATTCGCGCCAATGTTAATACCGGCGATGGCAATGACTCTATCAATGCAGATCGTATTGATTATCGTAAAGGGGCCTACATCCTCGATACAGGAGCTGGCGACGATACGATTATCGCCAAGGATATTCGTGTTATGGATGGCAGTTCTATAAAGACTGGAAGTGGAAATGATAAGATTAGCGCATCGCATAATATATATTTGAATAATGGGACTCTAAGTACAGGTGCAGGTGATGATGTTATAAACGGAGAAAACGGAGTTTATGCAACGAATGGTAGTAAAATTACAACAGGTGCTGGAGATGACATAATTTACTCAGGAGTAACTGTTACTGCTTCAAATAAAAGTAGTATCAATACTGGAGATGGAAATGATGTGATTAAGTCCGCAATGACTGTAGTAGCACATGATGGTGATATTATTACTGGTGCAGGAGATGATAGTATAGAAGCTGGAAAAGTGATTAGTGCAAATACGGGGGGATCAATTGTTACTGGGTCAGGTGATGATGTTTTAATCTCCGGTCAACATATTGGATCCTCTAGCCGTGGTACAATCTCTACAGGAAGCGGTGATGATAGTTTAAAATCCGGTCATTCTGTTGGCGTCCGCAACGGAACACTTTCCACTGGAAGCGGTGATGATAGTATAGATGCTGGTTTCTCTATTGGAGTGAGTGAAGTCGGTTCAATCTCTACAGGTGCAGGTGATGATAGTTTAAAATCCGGTCATTCTGTTGGCGTCCGCAACGGAACACTTTCCACAGGAAGCGGTGATGATAGTATAGATGCTGGTTTCTCTATTGGAGTGAGGGAAGGAGGTTCAATTTCCACTGGGGCAGATCATGATAGTATAAATGCTGGTTTCTCCATCAATTTGTCTAATAACGGCACAATAGACACAGGTGCTGGTGATGATGAGATTCATTCAGGTGACAACATCTTTATGTATAACAATAGCTCCATCCGAACCGGATCTGGTAATGATAGGGTGAGTGCCGAATTTGGAATACTCAGTTTTTCATCGGATAAATCCGCAATGTACCTTGGGTCCGGAGACGATAGTGTGAAGACCGGATGGCTTTGGGGGGTGCGGGTTTATGCCGGAGACGGTAACGACAGGGTTGTTGCCAGTGATACCCGCACAACTTTGTACATGGGGAAAGGCGATGATTATGTGTATTCTGATCGCTTTGTGGACAGTTTTGTGAATATGGGGGCTGGCAATGATACTGTTTCCGGTCTTTATGCATCTGATTCTGTTTTCAACCTAGGCGAAGGTAATGATAAAATTTCTTTAAAAGAGTTTATAAAGAGCACTCTCCTTACCGGAGCAGGTAAGGACAGTAATAAAATTGAAAAGGTCCTTTCAAGCTGTATTGACGGTGAATTTATTAAAAGTCAGGATGGCTACAGTTTGGATGAATGA
- a CDS encoding DUF4242 domain-containing protein, translating into MPKFVIEREIPNAGALKPEELKGISQTSCGVLKELGPQVQWVQSYVTDDKIYCVYIAPDEASVRKHAEMGGFPANKVSEVKSIIDPTTAE; encoded by the coding sequence GTGCCAAAGTTTGTTATTGAACGTGAAATCCCCAACGCCGGAGCCCTTAAACCCGAAGAGTTGAAAGGAATTTCACAAACATCATGCGGAGTTTTGAAAGAACTTGGACCGCAAGTTCAATGGGTTCAAAGCTACGTAACAGATGATAAAATCTATTGTGTATACATTGCACCGGATGAAGCTTCTGTTCGCAAACACGCCGAAATGGGCGGATTCCCTGCGAATAAAGTATCTGAAGTAAAATCTATTATAGACCCGACTACCGCTGAATAA